A genomic stretch from Thermomonospora umbrina includes:
- a CDS encoding HEAT repeat domain-containing protein codes for MARRSGVSARMLRHYDSLGLVRPTGRTGAGYREYSGEDIRRIFHIESLRSLGLSLREVGRALDDPDFRPSELVDDIIHRTRERIAAETELLTRLRRIDAAEPAGWEDVLQTVALLHALGSESAGRRQLAALTSAERVPVPVEALVEAVLSETDPNVAGALRWALAQSGDVALPPLAEALGSPLAEVRERAVRSIAEIPGDEAIALLRDALANPDIVVRRRAALALGARGGADAVPTLIDMIVDEANDTDAADALSALATDPALGDQIAARLVGRLASGTSESSARRRLTQALADIPGNTASRALADLSHDEDRAVALTATYILELRSAR; via the coding sequence GTGGCACGACGGTCCGGGGTCAGCGCCCGCATGCTCAGGCATTACGACTCGCTCGGCCTGGTGCGGCCGACGGGTCGGACCGGTGCCGGCTATCGCGAGTACTCCGGCGAGGACATCCGGCGGATCTTCCATATCGAGAGCCTGCGGTCCTTGGGGCTGTCGCTGCGTGAGGTCGGGCGTGCGCTCGACGATCCCGATTTCAGGCCCTCGGAGCTCGTCGACGACATCATCCACCGGACCCGAGAACGCATCGCGGCCGAGACGGAACTGCTCACCCGACTCCGTCGGATCGATGCCGCCGAACCCGCCGGATGGGAGGACGTGCTCCAGACCGTCGCGCTCCTGCACGCCTTGGGGTCGGAGAGCGCCGGCAGGCGCCAACTCGCGGCCCTGACCTCGGCCGAAAGGGTTCCCGTGCCGGTGGAGGCACTGGTCGAGGCGGTGTTGAGCGAGACGGACCCGAACGTCGCCGGAGCCCTTCGGTGGGCTTTGGCGCAATCGGGCGATGTCGCGTTGCCGCCGCTGGCGGAGGCCCTCGGCTCGCCACTGGCCGAAGTGCGGGAACGCGCCGTCCGGTCCATCGCCGAGATCCCGGGCGATGAGGCGATCGCACTGCTGCGGGACGCCCTCGCCAACCCCGACATCGTGGTCCGCAGGCGTGCGGCTCTGGCGCTCGGGGCACGTGGAGGAGCCGACGCGGTCCCGACGCTCATCGACATGATCGTCGATGAGGCGAACGACACCGATGCGGCCGATGCCCTGAGCGCGCTGGCGACCGATCCCGCGCTGGGAGATCAGATCGCCGCCAGGCTCGTAGGCCGCCTGGCCTCCGGCACGTCGGAGTCTTCCGCACGTCGACGGCTGACACAGGCGCTCGCCGACATTCCGGGGAACACCGCGTCACGCGCCCTCGCAGACCTGTCACATGACGAGGACCGTGCCGTCGCGCTCACCGCGACATACATTCTCGAACTGCGCAGCGCACGATAG
- a CDS encoding dihydrofolate reductase family protein has product MSISLDGFVAGPDQSREAPLGKRGRELHGWHIGDPRANDADRIANEWLMRPRGAYVMGRNMFGPIRGDWDEDWSGWWGPEPPYHAPVFVLTHHPHDPIPMDGGTTFSFVTDGFDAAYSAACQAAGDKGVDIAGGASTVRQALAAGVIDELTLDIAPVLLGSGERLFDGVDFDFEPAEVLHSPLSTHIRYRRNT; this is encoded by the coding sequence ATGTCGATCTCACTGGACGGCTTCGTCGCCGGACCCGACCAGAGCCGTGAGGCCCCCCTGGGAAAGCGGGGGCGGGAGTTGCACGGCTGGCACATCGGCGACCCGCGGGCCAACGATGCTGACAGGATCGCGAACGAGTGGCTGATGCGCCCCAGGGGCGCATACGTCATGGGCCGCAACATGTTCGGCCCGATCCGCGGGGACTGGGATGAGGACTGGTCGGGCTGGTGGGGCCCCGAACCGCCCTATCACGCGCCGGTGTTCGTCCTGACCCACCACCCTCATGATCCGATCCCGATGGACGGGGGGACGACGTTCTCCTTCGTCACCGACGGCTTCGACGCGGCATACTCCGCGGCGTGCCAGGCCGCAGGCGACAAGGGCGTGGACATCGCCGGCGGTGCCTCGACCGTCCGGCAGGCGCTGGCAGCCGGGGTGATCGACGAACTCACCCTCGACATCGCGCCGGTTCTGCTCGGTTCGGGCGAGCGGCTCTTCGACGGGGTCGACTTCGACTTCGAGCCCGCCGAGGTCCTTCACTCCCCGCTGAGCACCCACATCCGCTACCGCCGCAACACCTGA
- a CDS encoding LLM class flavin-dependent oxidoreductase codes for MRAGVVVTAQPGVEDLAVQAEELGLHSFWVNDTPMVHGDAFVALSLCAKATSRIRLGIGVTSPALRSAPAAAGGLTSLNALAPGRIICGVGTGNTARRTLGMRPTTAGAMETFTAALQGLCAGRTIEYREGDRVLDVRFLHAGGQVNTADPIEFVVAALGPKAAAVAGRRGTGLISFGLLDPAAWHALHDARRDAARDPDSRMDPRADSYVVTALHILDEDEDPHGDAARDATGHLVMSLLAYAADTAADTPSFADQLGPAEREAVRRLLDRRRTGATAPDRHTKLYPNYLGRIAPQDRDLILPSLMNTLALVGTRDDLRARITTLQQAGIDELLIQPVIDPPAEMARLAELLT; via the coding sequence ATGCGTGCAGGCGTCGTGGTCACCGCACAGCCGGGTGTGGAGGACCTCGCCGTGCAGGCCGAGGAGTTGGGCCTGCACAGTTTCTGGGTCAACGACACCCCGATGGTCCACGGCGATGCCTTCGTCGCCTTGAGCCTGTGTGCGAAGGCCACCAGCCGCATCAGGCTCGGCATCGGCGTGACCTCACCGGCGCTGCGTTCGGCGCCGGCCGCCGCGGGTGGACTCACCAGCCTCAACGCGCTGGCGCCGGGCCGGATCATCTGCGGGGTCGGGACTGGGAATACCGCCCGGCGCACGCTGGGCATGCGACCGACCACGGCAGGCGCGATGGAGACGTTCACCGCCGCGTTGCAGGGCCTGTGCGCCGGACGCACCATCGAGTACCGCGAAGGTGACCGGGTTCTCGACGTCCGTTTCCTGCACGCCGGGGGGCAGGTGAACACGGCCGACCCGATCGAGTTCGTCGTGGCCGCGCTGGGGCCGAAGGCCGCCGCCGTCGCCGGCCGCCGCGGCACGGGCCTGATCTCCTTCGGCCTGCTGGACCCCGCCGCCTGGCACGCGCTGCACGACGCCCGCCGTGACGCCGCCCGCGACCCCGATTCCCGCATGGACCCTCGGGCGGACTCCTATGTGGTCACCGCGCTGCACATCCTCGACGAGGATGAGGACCCCCACGGCGACGCGGCCCGGGACGCGACCGGCCACCTCGTCATGTCGCTGCTGGCCTACGCCGCCGACACCGCCGCCGACACGCCCTCGTTCGCCGATCAGCTCGGCCCCGCCGAACGCGAGGCGGTGCGGCGACTGCTGGACCGGCGCCGCACCGGCGCCACCGCACCCGACCGGCACACCAAGCTCTACCCCAACTACCTCGGACGCATCGCACCGCAGGACCGCGACCTGATCCTGCCCTCGCTGATGAACACCCTGGCCCTGGTCGGCACCCGCGACGACCTCCGCGCCCGCATCACCACCCTGCAACAAGCCGGGATCGACGAACTGCTCATCCAGCCGGTGATCGACCCACCCGCTGAAATGGCCCGGCTGGCGGAACTCCTTACCTGA
- a CDS encoding HEAT repeat domain-containing protein gives MAKQETDTIRALQGLEASNASVRLRAALAIGTTPDPRSIDRLIERCAIEPEFSVRDMLTWALTRHSSSVTIPRLVDELRSERAQARSQALHTLSKIGDRRAWPAITRALLTDADDEVARSAWRAAVVLVPEGEGPELAAVLATQLGRGERETHLSLSRALIALGEQITPTLHAAMTDPDPGVRRHAIATERLWRDPDAGFEFAIEEAKRIMALGRTRREG, from the coding sequence ATGGCGAAGCAGGAGACGGACACGATCCGAGCCCTCCAGGGGCTGGAGGCGAGCAACGCGTCGGTGCGGCTGCGGGCGGCGCTGGCGATCGGCACGACCCCTGACCCTCGGTCCATCGACAGGCTCATCGAACGATGCGCGATCGAACCCGAGTTCTCCGTGCGCGACATGCTGACGTGGGCGCTCACCCGCCACTCGTCGTCCGTGACGATCCCGAGGCTCGTCGATGAACTCCGCTCCGAGCGTGCGCAGGCACGCAGCCAGGCGTTGCACACGCTGTCCAAGATCGGGGATCGCCGAGCGTGGCCGGCGATCACACGGGCGCTGCTGACCGATGCCGACGACGAGGTGGCGCGGAGCGCCTGGCGAGCGGCGGTCGTGCTCGTTCCCGAAGGGGAAGGACCCGAGTTGGCCGCGGTGTTGGCGACACAGCTCGGGCGCGGCGAACGCGAGACGCATCTGAGCCTCAGCCGGGCGCTGATCGCGCTCGGTGAGCAGATCACGCCGACCCTGCACGCCGCGATGACGGATCCCGACCCCGGCGTGCGCCGGCACGCGATCGCCACGGAACGGCTGTGGCGCGATCCGGACGCCGGGTTCGAGTTCGCGATCGAGGAGGCGAAGCGCATCATGGCCCTCGGCAGGACCCGCCGGGAGGGGTGA
- a CDS encoding M4 family metallopeptidase, producing MKRAGLAATTALVAVAATTQAALADPRPPSPPTPSASAPAVAARALAAAAPRGDELKAGPDTSFAVTDVIVDRDGTTHTRMTRTYRRLPVLGGDLVVHQTRTGGWKGASLGLAEAPAAGTPKVRADDAEETADDSRRDVVGGGQLVYEARTADRVPRLAWRFRTEGRQPDGTPSRVYVSVDAKTGKVLMREETVHTDAGQGRGLYGGTVPLETTRSGGTFQLSDPTRGNTHTADSKNQSDFCFLIFCLWRAPSTALTDADNAWGDGTAGDRATVAVDAQYGTNMTWDFFKNTFGRNGIGNDGKGSYNRAHYGNKYANAFWDDSCFCMTYGDGDGTKMGPLTSLDVAAHEMSHGVTSKTAKLVYSGESGGLNEATSDIFAAAVEFYAKNGTDVPDYLVGEKIMLPGAGRSALRYMDRPSRDGKSADSWSAETGKLDVHYSSGVANHFFYLLAEGSGKKTLHGVEYDSPTANGSSLNGIGIDAATRIWYKALTAYMTSSTNYAGARTATLNAANDLFGAGSAQSAAVAAAWSAVNVN from the coding sequence ATGAAGCGTGCAGGTCTCGCGGCAACCACCGCCCTGGTCGCGGTCGCCGCCACCACACAGGCCGCCCTTGCGGACCCCCGGCCACCGTCCCCTCCCACCCCCTCGGCGAGCGCCCCGGCCGTGGCCGCCCGTGCGCTGGCCGCCGCCGCGCCGCGCGGCGACGAGCTCAAGGCCGGCCCGGACACCTCCTTCGCGGTGACCGACGTGATCGTCGACCGGGACGGCACCACGCACACCCGGATGACGCGCACGTACCGCAGGCTCCCGGTGCTGGGCGGTGATCTGGTGGTGCACCAGACCCGTACGGGCGGGTGGAAGGGTGCCAGCCTGGGCCTGGCCGAGGCCCCGGCCGCCGGCACGCCGAAGGTCCGCGCGGACGACGCGGAGGAGACGGCCGACGACAGCCGGCGCGACGTGGTCGGCGGCGGGCAGCTCGTGTACGAGGCCCGCACGGCCGACCGCGTACCCCGGCTGGCATGGCGGTTCCGGACCGAGGGCCGGCAGCCCGACGGCACCCCGAGCCGGGTGTACGTGTCGGTGGACGCCAAGACCGGCAAGGTGCTGATGCGCGAGGAGACCGTTCACACCGACGCGGGGCAGGGCCGGGGCCTGTACGGCGGCACCGTGCCGCTGGAGACCACCAGATCGGGCGGCACGTTCCAGCTCAGCGACCCGACGCGGGGCAACACCCACACGGCCGACTCCAAGAACCAGTCGGACTTCTGCTTCCTGATCTTCTGCCTGTGGCGGGCGCCGTCGACGGCGCTCACCGACGCCGACAACGCCTGGGGCGACGGCACGGCGGGGGACCGGGCGACGGTCGCCGTGGACGCGCAGTACGGCACCAACATGACCTGGGACTTCTTCAAGAACACCTTCGGCCGCAACGGCATCGGCAACGACGGCAAGGGCTCCTACAACCGGGCCCACTACGGCAACAAGTACGCCAACGCCTTCTGGGACGACTCCTGCTTCTGCATGACGTACGGCGACGGCGACGGCACCAAGATGGGCCCGCTGACCAGCCTGGACGTGGCGGCGCACGAGATGAGCCACGGAGTGACGTCCAAGACCGCCAAGCTGGTCTACAGCGGCGAGTCCGGCGGCCTCAACGAGGCCACCTCCGACATCTTCGCCGCGGCCGTGGAGTTCTACGCCAAGAACGGCACGGACGTGCCCGACTACCTGGTGGGCGAGAAGATCATGCTGCCGGGTGCGGGTCGGAGCGCGCTGCGTTACATGGACAGGCCCAGCCGGGACGGCAAGTCGGCCGACTCCTGGTCCGCCGAGACCGGCAAGCTCGATGTCCACTACTCCTCGGGCGTGGCCAACCACTTCTTCTACCTGCTGGCCGAGGGAAGCGGGAAGAAGACCCTCCACGGCGTCGAGTACGACAGCCCCACCGCCAACGGCTCGTCCCTCAACGGCATCGGCATCGATGCGGCCACCCGGATCTGGTACAAGGCGCTGACGGCCTACATGACCTCGAGCACCAACTACGCCGGCGCCCGGACCGCGACACTGAACGCGGCGAACGACCTGTTCGGCGCGGGCAGCGCGCAGTCCGCGGCGGTCGCCGCGGCCTGGTCCGCGGTGAACGTGAACTGA
- a CDS encoding LGFP repeat-containing protein, protein MGLKALRRCALLATAAVTATVASPTAAKADGQYCGRPHWVMGAIQAKYDEIGGPGSPLGCPQSGEQTTPNGRGKFTTFDGGSIYWTADTGAHPVWGTIGQKWGSLGWEGGKLGFPKSDEFTNPDGAGKRQEYEGGTIYWHPSRSNGAHPVWGEIGKKWAASGWENGPYGYPVTDEAPSTSPEHGFGQNFEHGPIGWAPNESTNPQWQQAKSKHLDGGANPGDRAESATLLPKGPDRGIVLVRGFIANTTSFYDQIGEHRSFSTNPEAGAKGTIAWDTATGRVGVYVEHSCFQWVHCWDAKPLVRTPHAKVITDSNDLEQNEYWVEPYGNGGARIDVSLVNGFSDSGYPELSNFGRINATIWLTPHKYVPGGPIIQNTATFDVKTTKDKFPSWEFLRYPALKATSDAPEVHWLGRVGQTEIGDLKGAQHTCERFGEGTDASMNCT, encoded by the coding sequence ATGGGTCTCAAGGCGCTGCGTCGGTGCGCCCTCCTGGCCACGGCAGCCGTGACCGCGACGGTCGCTTCGCCGACGGCCGCGAAGGCCGATGGCCAGTACTGCGGTCGTCCGCACTGGGTCATGGGTGCGATCCAGGCCAAGTACGACGAGATCGGCGGTCCCGGCAGTCCGCTCGGGTGCCCGCAGTCCGGCGAGCAGACCACCCCGAACGGGCGCGGCAAGTTCACGACCTTCGACGGTGGATCGATCTACTGGACCGCCGACACGGGGGCTCACCCGGTGTGGGGCACGATCGGGCAGAAGTGGGGGAGCCTCGGCTGGGAGGGCGGCAAACTCGGGTTCCCGAAGAGCGACGAATTCACCAACCCGGACGGTGCCGGCAAACGCCAAGAGTACGAGGGCGGCACGATCTACTGGCATCCGAGTCGTTCCAATGGAGCGCACCCGGTATGGGGCGAGATCGGGAAGAAATGGGCCGCCTCGGGCTGGGAGAACGGCCCGTACGGCTATCCGGTCACCGATGAGGCCCCCAGCACGAGCCCGGAGCACGGGTTCGGGCAGAATTTCGAGCACGGGCCGATCGGCTGGGCGCCGAACGAGTCCACGAACCCGCAGTGGCAGCAGGCGAAGTCGAAGCACCTCGACGGAGGCGCCAACCCCGGCGACAGGGCGGAGAGCGCGACCCTGCTGCCCAAGGGGCCCGATCGCGGGATCGTTCTGGTGCGCGGCTTCATCGCCAACACCACCTCGTTCTACGACCAGATCGGCGAGCACCGTTCGTTCAGCACCAACCCGGAGGCCGGGGCCAAGGGCACCATCGCCTGGGACACGGCCACCGGGCGAGTGGGCGTCTATGTCGAGCACTCGTGCTTCCAGTGGGTCCATTGCTGGGATGCCAAGCCGCTGGTTCGTACACCGCACGCCAAGGTGATCACCGACAGCAACGACCTCGAGCAGAACGAGTACTGGGTCGAGCCGTACGGCAACGGAGGCGCCCGCATCGATGTGTCGCTGGTCAACGGGTTCTCCGACTCGGGCTACCCGGAACTGTCCAACTTCGGGCGCATCAACGCGACCATTTGGCTGACCCCGCACAAGTACGTTCCGGGGGGCCCGATCATTCAGAACACCGCGACCTTCGATGTCAAGACGACCAAGGACAAGTTCCCCTCGTGGGAGTTCCTGCGCTACCCGGCCCTGAAGGCGACGTCCGACGCGCCCGAGGTCCACTGGTTGGGCCGCGTCGGGCAGACCGAGATCGGGGACCTGAAGGGCGCGCAGCACACCTGTGAAAGGTTCGGGGAAGGGACCGATGCCTCGATGAACTGCACCTGA
- a CDS encoding beta-mannosidase — translation MSARGEPGYLGTAGTLLGGFRIVKIRRALTPPATEGNPMHTALRLDRFELAACDAETPDALAAADPTWIPARVPGGVHESLVDAGIIGHPYFGDNEHAARWVEDAAWWYRAEFTADPVDLASGERARLICDGLDTVAVLWLNGERVGAHESQFRPGVFDVTGSVRAHNVLLIRFAPPLAGLTAPPGVTDTVARLRKLFAALAPDREADVEGERPPGVLSADPAFTLRRKATFSWGWDFAPRLPSVGLARPVELRRERGAILAGHHVRAVSVDVAARTARVAIDVEAEAFAHTGGLSAHVTLTAPGGRVHSVRIPLLGGRGGALLRVEDADLWWTHDLGEQPLYTVSVELATPEGTVVDRVRDRIGLRTIALDRSPDDEGGRLFRFVLNGVPVFARGANWVPPSMLPGSVTPQTVRSLVETARLGEMTMLRVWGGGLYEQDAFYRACDELGILVWQDFMFSCADYPSEDAGLRAEVAREAEYQVARLRNRACLALWAGNNEVHAIHGLVHGDLEPGNWGWAFFHDLLPATVARLSPEVPYWPGSPWADSDPTGGVNGVADGDRHAWEVWHGVDVGAGGPTDFPGRGAAVHFDRYRYDRGRFISEFGIHAAPELGTLRRWTPPGALALRSPAFDHRNKDVPKTKGDDLMFAETGLPADLAQYVDFSMACQAEGLKFGIEHYRRRQPHCSGTLLWQYDDPWPGLSWSIVDHDRVPKAGFHFAQRAYRPVLTSFVRTEDGGLELWVTNSGVRDVSLDLRVEVATFTGRRVVDERVSVVARAYDSRSVWSVASDVYEPGPDRYAWVSEAIGTTEPNRLFFAPIKDLLVTGGTVELVAGPNEGGCADITLISHGYSYLARVLTPAPGITFDRNYLDLRDGDRAEITVRGLPDGFDPATLRVAAYGGGSCGLVGVEPGNPEMARTRPGPRCPCGRAGCRCFITG, via the coding sequence GTGTCGGCGCGGGGCGAGCCCGGGTACCTCGGCACGGCCGGCACGCTCCTCGGCGGATTCCGCATCGTCAAGATCCGGCGCGCGCTGACGCCGCCGGCCACGGAAGGAAATCCCATGCACACCGCCCTGCGGCTGGACCGCTTCGAGCTGGCCGCCTGCGACGCCGAGACGCCCGACGCGCTCGCCGCCGCGGACCCCACGTGGATCCCCGCCCGCGTTCCCGGCGGCGTCCACGAGAGCCTGGTCGACGCCGGGATCATCGGGCACCCGTACTTCGGGGACAACGAGCACGCCGCCCGCTGGGTCGAGGACGCCGCCTGGTGGTACAGGGCCGAGTTCACCGCCGACCCCGTCGACCTCGCGTCCGGCGAGCGGGCGCGCCTGATCTGCGACGGCCTCGACACGGTCGCGGTGCTGTGGCTCAACGGCGAACGCGTCGGCGCGCACGAGTCCCAGTTCCGACCCGGCGTGTTCGACGTCACCGGCTCCGTGCGTGCGCACAACGTCCTGCTCATCCGGTTCGCGCCTCCGCTGGCGGGGCTGACGGCGCCGCCCGGGGTGACCGACACCGTCGCCCGGCTGCGAAAGCTGTTCGCCGCGCTCGCGCCCGACCGCGAGGCCGACGTGGAGGGCGAACGGCCGCCCGGCGTGCTGTCGGCCGATCCGGCGTTCACCCTGCGCCGCAAGGCGACGTTCTCCTGGGGCTGGGACTTCGCGCCCCGCCTCCCGTCCGTCGGCCTCGCCCGGCCGGTCGAGCTGCGGCGCGAGCGCGGCGCGATCTTGGCCGGGCACCATGTGCGGGCCGTGTCGGTGGACGTCGCGGCGCGCACGGCGCGGGTGGCGATCGACGTGGAGGCCGAGGCGTTCGCCCACACCGGCGGGTTGTCGGCGCACGTCACGCTCACCGCCCCAGGCGGACGCGTCCATTCGGTACGGATTCCGCTCCTCGGCGGCCGTGGCGGCGCGCTGTTGCGTGTTGAGGACGCGGATCTGTGGTGGACGCACGATCTCGGGGAGCAGCCGCTCTACACGGTGTCGGTCGAGCTGGCCACGCCGGAGGGCACGGTCGTGGACCGTGTGCGGGATCGCATCGGTCTCCGCACGATCGCGTTGGATCGTTCGCCCGACGATGAGGGCGGCCGGCTGTTCCGGTTCGTGCTCAACGGCGTCCCCGTCTTCGCGCGCGGCGCGAACTGGGTCCCACCGAGCATGTTGCCCGGCTCGGTGACCCCGCAGACGGTGCGGTCGCTGGTGGAGACGGCGCGGCTCGGTGAGATGACCATGCTGCGGGTGTGGGGCGGCGGCCTGTACGAGCAGGACGCCTTCTATCGTGCCTGCGACGAACTCGGCATCCTCGTATGGCAGGACTTCATGTTCTCCTGCGCCGACTACCCCAGCGAGGACGCCGGTCTGCGCGCCGAGGTCGCCCGCGAAGCCGAATACCAGGTCGCGAGGCTGCGCAACCGTGCCTGCCTGGCGCTGTGGGCGGGCAACAACGAGGTCCACGCCATCCACGGGCTCGTGCACGGCGACCTGGAGCCCGGCAACTGGGGCTGGGCGTTCTTCCACGACCTGCTGCCGGCGACCGTCGCCCGGCTGAGCCCCGAGGTGCCGTACTGGCCCGGCAGCCCGTGGGCCGACTCCGATCCGACCGGAGGCGTGAACGGTGTCGCCGACGGGGACCGGCATGCCTGGGAGGTCTGGCATGGTGTGGACGTCGGTGCGGGCGGCCCCACCGACTTCCCCGGGCGGGGTGCCGCCGTCCACTTCGACCGTTATCGGTACGACCGGGGCAGGTTCATCAGCGAATTCGGCATCCACGCCGCCCCGGAACTCGGCACGTTGCGCCGCTGGACGCCGCCCGGCGCGCTCGCCCTGCGCAGCCCGGCGTTCGACCACCGCAACAAGGACGTTCCCAAGACCAAGGGCGACGACCTGATGTTCGCCGAGACCGGCCTGCCCGCCGACCTGGCTCAGTACGTGGACTTCTCCATGGCCTGTCAGGCCGAGGGCCTGAAGTTCGGGATCGAGCATTATCGCCGCCGCCAGCCGCATTGCTCGGGGACCCTGCTGTGGCAGTACGACGATCCGTGGCCCGGCCTGTCCTGGTCGATCGTGGATCACGACCGCGTGCCCAAGGCCGGGTTCCACTTCGCCCAGCGCGCGTACCGACCGGTGCTGACGAGCTTCGTCCGTACCGAGGACGGTGGCCTGGAACTGTGGGTCACCAACAGCGGCGTCCGCGATGTATCCCTCGACCTGCGCGTCGAGGTGGCCACGTTCACGGGGCGGCGGGTCGTGGACGAGCGGGTGTCCGTCGTCGCGCGCGCCTACGACTCGCGGTCCGTGTGGTCGGTGGCGTCGGACGTTTATGAGCCGGGGCCCGACCGTTACGCCTGGGTGTCGGAGGCGATCGGGACCACCGAGCCGAACCGGTTGTTCTTCGCCCCGATCAAGGATCTTCTCGTCACCGGCGGCACGGTCGAACTCGTCGCCGGGCCGAACGAAGGCGGCTGCGCCGACATCACCCTCATCTCCCACGGCTACAGCTACCTGGCCCGCGTTCTGACACCCGCCCCAGGGATCACGTTCGACCGCAACTACCTCGACCTGCGCGACGGCGATCGGGCGGAGATCACCGTTCGGGGCCTGCCCGACGGCTTCGACCCGGCGACCTTGCGCGTTGCCGCCTACGGAGGAGGCTCATGCGGACTTGTGGGAGTCGAGCCGGGCAACCCGGAAATGGCGCGCACCCGGCCCGGACCGCGATGTCCCTGCGGTCGGGCCGGGTGCCGGTGTTTCATCACCGGGTGA